ATATTGCAGGGCCGAGGCGAGCTGCTGAACATACAGGACGATGGTATCCAGCGGCAAGACTGTGCCCGCCGGATGCCGCTGGCGCAGCGTGCCCCCGGACGCATAGCCCATAACCAGAAATGGCACATCATCTTGCACCGCGAAGTCCAGCACGCGCACAATATGGGGATGAGAAAGGCTCGATAGTGCTTGCGCTTCCTTTAAAAACTGTTCGGCATCCTGTCCGGCAAGCTGCGTGCGCAGGATTTTTAGCGCGGCATAGCTTTTGAGGTAAACATGCTCCCCCAGGTAGACCGAGGCCGAACCGCCCTGGCCTAACAGACGTAAGATACGGTAGTTGCCGAGTTGCTGCCCAACAAGGTCTTGCATGATACACCTTCTAGCAAACACCCCCTACTCGCCTTCGTTTCAATGCTATATGAAGAAGCCTCGGATGTCAAGGCGTGGGATTTCTCGCGTGAAGTTAAACGAGTGGAGGATGTCAGCGCGCGAACCAGGGAAAGAAGCGCGACACGCGCTGCTGGTACTCCTCGTAATTGGGATATTTATCAAGCAGGTGACGTTCCATCAAGGGAATGCTGATGCCAAGGAAGAGCAACAGGATAGCAACCGGCCCAACGATGACCCACCAGAAACCGGGATGCGCCAGCGGAACAAAGAGATACAACCCCCACCAGAAAAGCACCTCGCCAAAGTAGTTCGGATGGCGCGACACCGACCACAATCCAGGCGGAATCAGCTCTCCAGGCACTTTCTGCTGCCTGCGAAAGCGCTGCATCTGTACATCCGCTGTTCCCTCGATGAGTATGGCGCTGAGCGTTACCAGGGCAGCGACGACATCCAGCCACGACAGCTGGACATTGTGATCGCTCAAGGCCGGCCATAAGGACAGGCAACCCAGAAAGACCAGGATGGTAGGCATGAGATGAATGCCAAGAAAGCTAACAGGCCAGTAAAATGCGCCCGCCTGTTTATGAATGTCCTGGTAGCGCCAGTCTTCGTGGCTCAATCCATGCCAGCGAATCGCCCAGTTGGTGGTCAGGCGAATGGCCCACAGGCAAACGAGCGCGAAGATCAGCACATGGCGCGCACTGGCAAAGCCATCAGAGCCGGGTTGGAACAGCCAGAAGAGGGCGATGGGTACCGGCGCAACGCTCCAATAGGGATCATAGACGCTGGAATTATTCGCGAGGACACTGAAGATGAAGACGACGATGGTCGCGGCCAGGTCTGCTAATCCTACAATGACGATTGGTGGGTAAGCGTGAAATAAGATGCCGGTGCCCACAGCTGCCGCGCCTGCCAGCACATAGGCAACAAATACGAGCAGAAATCCTCGAATCATACCCGCACTCCTGTCTCGCTCGCCTGCGCTGTTGCGACGCGCCTGGTAAAAGGATGCGCACTTAATCCCATGCGGACCAGGATGATCAATGGAAAGATGATCCAGGAGGCGTTAGCGGCAACGACCAGCGCCAGGTGCGGAGTGCGGTATTGCCCGAAAGCCTCTTCACTAAGAATCATGATGACGCCGGAGATCATGGAGACGGCATAGATGATGCTGGGGATGCGAATCCACTCTTTACCCTTGATATAGGCATAGGTGGCGATCAGATAAAATGGGCCGTACAGCAGGTTATCCAGCCAGATGGTCACCTTGAAAAAGGGCGGACGCGCGATCAACAGCGGGTCGAAGTTGAAGCCCCACCAGTGGACGGCATCGATAACCGGCCCCGGCGGCCAGATCGGATAGCTGAAGTGGTAGGGATTGGCGATAACCAGTTGTTCGGTATCGATCAAATACGACACGAACAGCAGATTGATGAGGAAAAATGCCACAAGCAGGATGTCGACGCGACGCTGCGAGAAAGGGATTGTCTCTACCATGGGTATGACGCTCCTTATTCGTTTGACGATCAGACTTTATTATAACAGATGAGGGGATGAACTGTTGAATTTTTCCAATCGAATAGGGCAGGGCACTGTCCCTACTTCATCTGCCTGTTCTTCGCCCGCACGCGCTCATAGAGCTCTTCCATCACGCTGATGAAAGACACGTCTTTGTGCCAGAAAGCAGGATAATCTCCCTGCTTCTTGATCAGCAGCGCCGGAACGGTGGGCTGTGAGGGCGCAGTTGGGGCGGCGGGCAGTCTCCTGGCACCGGTCCAGAACTCCTTATGGCCGACTGCCGCCGCAATAGACTGCCGGGCAGGGCGTGTGTGCAACGACTCGACCGGCTCGACTTCAGGCAGCGTGTCCTCTGACTTGAGGGCAGATGAGAGGATTTGCCCCAGCGGGGAGCGCGCCAGTTCGGCGTGCAGGTCTTCCCTGGATAGGCCGCGCAGCTCGAACATCAAGAATGGATCGCGGTCGAGGTCTGAGGCCAGCAGGTAGTAGACTCCGGCGATATGCTTGCAGGGGTTCGACCAGTCGGGGCAGGAACAGTCGGTATCGAAGTCGGCCTCGCTGTGCGGCAGCAAGTGCAGTCCCCATTGCGCGAAGGCATCGTCAATTGTGTCCGGCATCTCGTTCATCAGCAGTTTCGTCACCAGGTCGGCCCTCGAGGCGATATGCTGGATGGCTTTTGTCCAGCTGGCGGCGGAGATCGGTTTGATTTTGATCGTCGTCTTGTAGATAGGCTCTTTGTAGACGCCAAAGTATGGATTGATCGAACCACGCACTTTCGCTGTTACTGTGCCATTGGCAAGCTTGTATTCGAGGATGCGCCCGTTGCTGGCATAGGAGCGCCCGCGCCCAAGACGCCCAGGATCGGTAAATTGTTCGAGGGCGGCGATAAAGCGCTGGCCCCACCAGGTACGGCTGAACTGTGCCATCGTCGTTACTCCACGACCGCGCTGTGCCGCAACGCGATCAGTTCTTTAAAGGTATCGTTGTCAAGTTCCGTCAGCCACGATTCATCGGTGCCGACGACCAGCGAGGAGAGGCGTTTCTTATCCTCGATCATCGCGTCAATGCGCTCTTCCAAAGTCCCCATGGCGACAAATTTATGCACGAAGACGTTTTTACGCTGGCCGATGCGGAAGGCGCGGTCGGTCGCCTGGTCTTCTACCGATGGATTCCACCAGCGGTCGAAGTGGAAAACGTGGTTGGCCTTCGTCAGATTCAGGCCAACGCCGCCTGCCCGCAGCGAGAGAATGAATAGCGATGGCTCGGTCGCGGGGTCTTGAAACTCCGCGATCATGCGTTCGCGGCGTGCTACACTGGTTCCACCGTGCAGGTAGTAGGTATTATAGTGCAGGGTGTGCGCGAGATAACGCTCAAGTTCGCCGCCAATCTCTGTAAACTGCGTGAAGATCAAGGCGCTTTCGCCGCTATCAATCACCTCTTCGACCATCTCGCCCAGGCGCTGGAGCTTGTGGGAGCGTTCGGGAATAAACGCGCTGCCATCCTGCAAGAACTGCGCCGGGTGGTTGCAAATTTGCTTCAGCTTCAGCAACGTGGAGAGGATCAGGCCCTTGCGCTGTATCCCTTCCGCCTCGTTTAATTGCTCCTCAACGTCTTTGACGACCGCCTCGTAAAGAGAGGCTTGCTCTGGCGAAAGCGTCGTATACATCTTCTGCTCGATTTTATCCGGCAGGTCATCGATGATGCGTTTGTCGGTTTTGACGCGACGCAGGATAAAAGGCTCGACCAGCTTCTTTAAGGTTGTCGAGGTGGCCACATCGTTATTTTTCTGGATGGGCAGTTCGAAGGACTTGCGGAATTGCGCCTCCTTGCCGAGATAGCCAGGATTGAGGAAGTTGAAGATGGACCACAGGTCGCGCAAGCGATTCTCAACGGGCGTGCCGGTCAGGGCGATGCGGTGCGATGCCGGAAGTTTCACAATGGCGCGGGTCTGTGCGGCCTGCGGATTCTTGATGTTCTGCGCCTCATCGACTACTACACGATGCCATTGCACGGTCTGCAAGAGCTTCTCATCCAGGCGGGCCAGAGCAAAAGAGGTCAAGATAACGTCATATTGCTTGCATGTTTCAACAAAAGCTTGCTTATCTTTCAACCGCGTGCTGCCCTGATGCACGAGTACGCGCAGCTGTGGCGCGAAACGCTCGATTTCTTTACGCCAGTTGCCCAGCACTGAGGTCGGTGCGATGACAAGCGTTGGCGGCACATCGCCGGACTCCTCGCGCTCCTTGAGCAGGTGCGCGATCACCTCTAGCGTTTTGCCAAGCCCCATATCGTCTGCCAGGCAGGGATTCAGTCCGAGATTTTCCAGGTATTGGAGCCAGGAGACGCCGCGCCGCTGGTAGTCGCGCAGCGAACCGTGCAGGTTGCGTGGGTCCTTGATGGGGGCAAAGGCATTTTTGTCCTGGAGCCGCGAGAGCATATCACACAAGACGGCGTCGTGGTCCCACTCCAGGTCGTCCTCGGCCCCGGCGCCAAGTTTCAGCATGTCCAGCAGCGTGATTTCTGGCTGCTCGTGCTGGTGCTTCTGCCAGAACTCCAGCAGTTGCTGCATTTTGTCGCGGTCCAGTTCCATCCACTGCCCGCGGAACTGCACCAGGGGCGTTTTGGCGTTGACGAGCTGCTCCCATTCCTCCGGCGTGACGACCTCGCCGCCAATCGATAGCTGGTATTCATAGGCGATGATATTGTTGAGGCTGAAGTAGCCGCTATTGACGCCGGATGATCCTTTCGATGAGCGCACAGATGTTTTGAGGCGAATTTTGGTGCGCCTGCGGCCCTCCGGCGTCCACCACGATGGAACGATAACAGTATAACCGGCATCACCAAGCACCCAGGCGTTCTCTTTCAAAAATGCGAACGCTTCATCCATGGTCAGCGTGCATCCCCGCGGTTTGTCTGTGGCCAATCCATCCCAGATTTTGGGATAGATGCGAGCAGCATGGCCCAGGGAGAGCAACAGGTTTTTCTCGAAGTCCTGCCCGAAATGACGGATCACCTCAGCGCGTACCTGCGCATCGAGATGCCAGAAGTCATCCAGACTTAATTTGAGCGAGGGGTCCCGGCGCGAGGCGACGAGGAAATGCAGCTGCCAGTTGTCCATATCATCGGGAGATGCCTCCTCCAGGCGGAAACAGAGGTTGAAGCCTGCTCCGGCACCCGCTTTTGTGAAGCTGTTGCGCCAGGCCAGCCAGTGCTTATAGTCTTGCAGCCGCTCCTCCGGTGTATCGTAAACCAGGGCCGGTCGATGCGGATAGACGCATTTATACAGGATGGTGTTCTCGATCTGCTGTTCGAATTTCGCGATAAAAGGCGTTCCTGTCACGACATCATGTAAGAGACTTTCAGAGAAGTGACGCAGCAAGGTTTCTTTGTCAAACAGCGCTGCATTATCCGGGCTGTTCATCCCGGCAGCACAGATGCCCGGCATGGCGACTAGATAGCTCTGCACAGTCTTTTCGTAGCTCTCGGAGAGCAGTTCCCAGGTATAATGCAGTTCGAAACTGGGAAGCGCGTTTTTTGCCTTCTTGCCTTTTGCAGGCGCGGGTGCGATCTCCTGGTATCTGAGGGCGGGAATATACTGGTCTCTGGCGATGATGCCCTTGAGGGCCTGCGCGTACTGGTGCCAGAACAGCAGGTCGGCTCCCAACTGGAAATCACTGGGGGCATACAGGGCGATAAAATGGATGTCGTTCAGGCTGCTGATGACGTCGCGCAACCGGTAAGATGTTACCATCCAGGGAGCCATCTCGAACTCAATTGGCTCCTCCTCATCCATATAGCGCAGCAACTCGAAGCAGGGAGCGGGTTTGCCTGCAACTGTGGGCAGCAGAAAGTATTTTGTCTCAAGTTGGCGCGCCAGCATACCGGGTGTATTTTCTTGCAGGCCGAGCTTTTCCATGAGAAACGCGGCCAGGTCTGATTGCGCCAGGTGCCGTGGATGAACGTTTTGCCCGCCTTTACGTGCCACACCCGTTCGGGTATCAGTCTCTACCCACAGGTAGAATGCGCCTTTCTGCTCAAAATTGTGTGTATCTTCGGGAATCCATGCGCCATGGATAATATGCATGCGATGCTCCTGAGGTGAGCGTTTTCGTGAAGAATGCGTGCCTCAAATGGATCCTTATCAGGAATAAATGGGTTAGCCTTTCATCAAGCTCTGTGACGAGAATAGCTCTACCAGGTCTCCCACCCCTTGCTCACCCTTGTTGCTGTAAAAATTGACATAATTGAAATGTCTCGCTGTATTTTACCATATGGAGGCAGGTTTTTACATCAATTTCATGTAGTAATTCTCCAGAAATCCCCAGACGAGGTGATCCCACGGGGTCTCAGGATGGCACGAGAGATTGCCAGAAAATACGAAATAGCGACCTCGATAGCACACTCCCTGGAATGATACAATGCCATTTGACCGGATTCGTTTGTCAAGGTCGGGACAGGGACGAACCGCTGCCCCTACAGGAATGCTATGTAGCTTTTCAGAACCGCTAGAAAGGTTGAAATCAGGATGTCCCAGGAAGAGAATAATCGCTCTATACTTACCGCCAGGGATGTTTCTCATTTGTCGTTACGCGAGCGCACCGGGCTGGCCGTGCAGGCACAGGATACTGCCACTGTCATCGACAGGATACGCGAGGCGGAGCAGGCCGGAATCCGGCAGGTCTGGATGACGCAATCGGCGGGCATGCTGGACACTCTGACCATCTTTGCTGCCGCGGCAGTGCAGACAACTCGTATTCGCCTCGGTACCTCGATTGTGCCCGTCTATCCACGCCACCCGCTTGTGATGGCCCAGCAAGCGGCAACCATCGAAGCGCTTGCCCCGGGACGCCTGCGATTGGGCGTTGGCACCAGTCACCGTCACGTGATGGAAAACATCTATGGCCTCTCGATGCCATCGCCGCTGGCGTATTTACGCGAATATGTCGAGGTGATGCGCCAGGTGTTGTGGGAGGGGCGAGTAGATCATCACGGTAAATTCTTCAATGTAGCTGCCTCCATTCCACGCCCGGCGCGGATTCCCCTGCTCATCTCGGCGCTAGGAGAGAAGGCCTTTCGCCTGGCCGGTGAAATTGCCGATGGCGCGATCTCGTGGGTCTGCCCCGTTCCCTACCTGCTCGATAAGGCGCTACCCGCTTTAAGGGCAGGAGCGCAGGCAAGTAACCGGCCCACCCCACCACTGGTCGCACATATTCCGGTGGCCCTGAGTACCGATGAGGCGGCCGTACAGGTGGCAGCGACGCCACGCATCTCGTTCTATACCAGGGCGCCATTCTACAGGCACATGTTTGAGCTGGCAGGCTTCCCCATTGGCGAGGATGGGACGGGCACGGATAAGCTGGTGAAGGAGTTGGTGGTCGCGGGAGACCAGGCACAGGTGGAGAAACGCCTGCGAGAGCTGCTCACGAGCGGCCTGGATGAGTTGCTGCTGATGCTGGTGCCGGTATCGGACGAGGCACACGAGCGAGAGCAGTTGTTGCAGGTGATTGGGTCGCTCTAAAGGAGATCGCATCAATGAATGGGTGATGGTTGATGTGCTATACGTGTTAACAGAGGCTCACAGAGTGAGTTTCTAAATCTAGAGATAAAAATTGGACAAGCACGAAAAAAGGGGTAGCCTTACCGGCTACCCCTCCTTTCAGGAATCAGGAAGAAGAAGGAACACGATGGAGTACTTGAGAATGTTCCTCTATCCATGTTCCGATTGGGATTGCCACCAGCAAAAGCACTACCAATGCTACCAGTCCAATCACAAACGTCAACGGTTCAGGCAGATTAACGCTAAAGACTGTATCCAGAGAATAGGTGCCAGCACCTGTCAATCCAAGTACTACAGCAATCGCGAGTAAAACTAACGGAAACTCGATACCTCCTACCGCGTTCCAGAAACCCTTGCTCCAAAAAGGATGGAGGGTCGAAAATAAGCTGAGGGAGATTGCATATCCTGGGAAGCCGCGACTGACTGTATCAGCCGCCCGGATGGAACCCCCAAATGCCTGAACGGTTCCCGTATTCACTACGTCCTTGCTGCTTCCCCAGGATATGCTCGCTTCCCTTCAATCATGACAGCATGCAACACTCTTTAGCGCTACCGGCCCTCCTTTCCATCCTAAACCACTACCGCCCCGGGCCGTGGCCTCAAGAGGAAGATCACCAGGCGCCGGCGCCGGCCAGTTGTTTCTGATGGCTACCGGTGATGCTAATCTTCTTCGGGCGGCTCACCTCGCTGAACGGTATCACCAGGTGCAGGATACCATTCTCGTAGGTCGTCTCGATGTGGTCAGCATCGACAGGTTTGGGGAAGGTAATGGTGCGCTCGAAGGTCCCATAACCGATCTCCTGTAACAGCCAGTTGACCTTCTCGCCTTCGTTGAACGTAGGCTGGTACTGACCCTTGACAGTCAGCGTATTCTGCTGCACAGTCAGGTCAATATTCTCTGGATTAATGCCGGGAATCAGCACATACACCTGATAGCCATGCTCCGTCTCGCAGACATCCATTGGAGCAGCAAAATTCGTCGTGCGAGCGCCGAACCAGCCGGGCCGCACAAAGCTTTCCTCAAAGAGTTTGTTT
The window above is part of the Ktedonobacteraceae bacterium genome. Proteins encoded here:
- a CDS encoding DUF1295 domain-containing protein, whose product is MIRGFLLVFVAYVLAGAAAVGTGILFHAYPPIVIVGLADLAATIVVFIFSVLANNSSVYDPYWSVAPVPIALFWLFQPGSDGFASARHVLIFALVCLWAIRLTTNWAIRWHGLSHEDWRYQDIHKQAGAFYWPVSFLGIHLMPTILVFLGCLSLWPALSDHNVQLSWLDVVAALVTLSAILIEGTADVQMQRFRRQQKVPGELIPPGLWSVSRHPNYFGEVLFWWGLYLFVPLAHPGFWWVIVGPVAILLLFLGISIPLMERHLLDKYPNYEEYQQRVSRFFPWFAR
- a CDS encoding emopamil-binding family protein; the protein is MVETIPFSQRRVDILLVAFFLINLLFVSYLIDTEQLVIANPYHFSYPIWPPGPVIDAVHWWGFNFDPLLIARPPFFKVTIWLDNLLYGPFYLIATYAYIKGKEWIRIPSIIYAVSMISGVIMILSEEAFGQYRTPHLALVVAANASWIIFPLIILVRMGLSAHPFTRRVATAQASETGVRV
- a CDS encoding SWIM zinc finger family protein, with translation MAQFSRTWWGQRFIAALEQFTDPGRLGRGRSYASNGRILEYKLANGTVTAKVRGSINPYFGVYKEPIYKTTIKIKPISAASWTKAIQHIASRADLVTKLLMNEMPDTIDDAFAQWGLHLLPHSEADFDTDCSCPDWSNPCKHIAGVYYLLASDLDRDPFLMFELRGLSREDLHAELARSPLGQILSSALKSEDTLPEVEPVESLHTRPARQSIAAAVGHKEFWTGARRLPAAPTAPSQPTVPALLIKKQGDYPAFWHKDVSFISVMEELYERVRAKNRQMK
- a CDS encoding DEAD/DEAH box helicase gives rise to the protein MHIIHGAWIPEDTHNFEQKGAFYLWVETDTRTGVARKGGQNVHPRHLAQSDLAAFLMEKLGLQENTPGMLARQLETKYFLLPTVAGKPAPCFELLRYMDEEEPIEFEMAPWMVTSYRLRDVISSLNDIHFIALYAPSDFQLGADLLFWHQYAQALKGIIARDQYIPALRYQEIAPAPAKGKKAKNALPSFELHYTWELLSESYEKTVQSYLVAMPGICAAGMNSPDNAALFDKETLLRHFSESLLHDVVTGTPFIAKFEQQIENTILYKCVYPHRPALVYDTPEERLQDYKHWLAWRNSFTKAGAGAGFNLCFRLEEASPDDMDNWQLHFLVASRRDPSLKLSLDDFWHLDAQVRAEVIRHFGQDFEKNLLLSLGHAARIYPKIWDGLATDKPRGCTLTMDEAFAFLKENAWVLGDAGYTVIVPSWWTPEGRRRTKIRLKTSVRSSKGSSGVNSGYFSLNNIIAYEYQLSIGGEVVTPEEWEQLVNAKTPLVQFRGQWMELDRDKMQQLLEFWQKHQHEQPEITLLDMLKLGAGAEDDLEWDHDAVLCDMLSRLQDKNAFAPIKDPRNLHGSLRDYQRRGVSWLQYLENLGLNPCLADDMGLGKTLEVIAHLLKEREESGDVPPTLVIAPTSVLGNWRKEIERFAPQLRVLVHQGSTRLKDKQAFVETCKQYDVILTSFALARLDEKLLQTVQWHRVVVDEAQNIKNPQAAQTRAIVKLPASHRIALTGTPVENRLRDLWSIFNFLNPGYLGKEAQFRKSFELPIQKNNDVATSTTLKKLVEPFILRRVKTDKRIIDDLPDKIEQKMYTTLSPEQASLYEAVVKDVEEQLNEAEGIQRKGLILSTLLKLKQICNHPAQFLQDGSAFIPERSHKLQRLGEMVEEVIDSGESALIFTQFTEIGGELERYLAHTLHYNTYYLHGGTSVARRERMIAEFQDPATEPSLFILSLRAGGVGLNLTKANHVFHFDRWWNPSVEDQATDRAFRIGQRKNVFVHKFVAMGTLEERIDAMIEDKKRLSSLVVGTDESWLTELDNDTFKELIALRHSAVVE
- a CDS encoding LLM class flavin-dependent oxidoreductase → MSQEENNRSILTARDVSHLSLRERTGLAVQAQDTATVIDRIREAEQAGIRQVWMTQSAGMLDTLTIFAAAAVQTTRIRLGTSIVPVYPRHPLVMAQQAATIEALAPGRLRLGVGTSHRHVMENIYGLSMPSPLAYLREYVEVMRQVLWEGRVDHHGKFFNVAASIPRPARIPLLISALGEKAFRLAGEIADGAISWVCPVPYLLDKALPALRAGAQASNRPTPPLVAHIPVALSTDEAAVQVAATPRISFYTRAPFYRHMFELAGFPIGEDGTGTDKLVKELVVAGDQAQVEKRLRELLTSGLDELLLMLVPVSDEAHEREQLLQVIGSL
- a CDS encoding Hsp20/alpha crystallin family protein, giving the protein MTTLMRFDPFTEALSLRDAVNKLFEESFVRPGWFGARTTNFAAPMDVCETEHGYQVYVLIPGINPENIDLTVQQNTLTVKGQYQPTFNEGEKVNWLLQEIGYGTFERTITFPKPVDADHIETTYENGILHLVIPFSEVSRPKKISITGSHQKQLAGAGAW